In Streptomyces sannanensis, a genomic segment contains:
- a CDS encoding HIT family protein, whose amino-acid sequence MTDSGCVFCEIVSGRAPATVVREWGDALAIVPLGPVVEGHTLVIPKQHVADFGEDPEVSAVTMRRAAELAAGDAPMNIITSRGREATQSVFHLHLHLVPRRENDGLALPWYSGHTRRRTVRG is encoded by the coding sequence GTGACTGACTCCGGCTGTGTGTTCTGCGAGATCGTTTCCGGGCGGGCGCCGGCCACCGTGGTACGGGAGTGGGGCGACGCGCTCGCGATCGTTCCGCTCGGTCCGGTCGTGGAGGGGCACACGCTGGTCATTCCCAAGCAGCACGTGGCCGACTTCGGTGAGGACCCGGAGGTGTCGGCCGTGACGATGCGACGCGCGGCCGAACTTGCTGCCGGCGACGCTCCGATGAACATCATCACTTCGCGGGGCCGGGAGGCCACGCAGTCGGTGTTCCACCTTCATCTGCACCTGGTACCCCGGCGAGAGAACGACGGCCTGGCGCTGCCCTGGTACAGCGGGCATACGCGCCGCCGCACGGTACGCGGCTGA
- a CDS encoding sigma-70 family RNA polymerase sigma factor, with protein MGNGDVTTDVSPQDGGHGQPVQAPPPDLPLDFEGFYLGHQEFFHDFAEIHLGSRRTAEQVVHQVFLEILGGWDELLQQGDLEQQTLAVLHRGVTRRLEEDGRPPAFLINGPIAKNLEAVRSQLELNSSASGLYEAILELPTRQFTVIVLRHLLGYPTRRIARYMGLDTRTVDYHGRKGKERLRIRLGLPAAPGKNKKAGQ; from the coding sequence ATGGGCAACGGCGACGTCACCACTGACGTATCGCCCCAGGACGGCGGCCACGGCCAGCCCGTCCAGGCCCCGCCCCCCGATCTGCCCCTCGACTTCGAGGGCTTCTATCTCGGGCACCAGGAGTTCTTCCACGACTTCGCGGAGATCCACCTCGGCAGCCGACGCACCGCCGAACAGGTGGTCCACCAGGTGTTCCTGGAGATCCTCGGAGGCTGGGACGAGCTGCTGCAGCAGGGCGACCTGGAGCAGCAGACACTCGCCGTGCTGCACCGCGGCGTCACCCGCCGCCTCGAAGAGGACGGACGACCGCCAGCCTTCCTCATCAACGGTCCGATAGCAAAGAACCTCGAGGCGGTCCGAAGCCAGCTGGAACTCAACAGCAGTGCCAGCGGCCTGTACGAGGCGATCCTGGAGCTGCCCACCCGCCAGTTCACCGTGATCGTCCTGCGCCACCTGCTCGGCTACCCCACCAGGCGGATCGCCCGCTACATGGGCCTGGACACCCGCACCGTCGACTACCACGGCCGCAAAGGCAAGGAACGCCTCCGCATCCGGCTCGGCCTGCCCGCGGCGCCCGGCAAGAACAAGAAGGCAGGACAATGA